The Monodelphis domestica isolate mMonDom1 chromosome 5, mMonDom1.pri, whole genome shotgun sequence DNA segment TCGGCTTCCTGATCTGACAAACAGTAATTGGTTGGAAAACCAGGTAATGGAATATCCATGCTGGAACTCAGCACCTCTGGAGACTTTGGTGGAGGAATAGGTTTCTGTTGGACTGGTTTGTTGACCGTGGGAAACGCTGGTTGTTGTCGGAGTTCCAGCCTCTGGCCAGGCACTCTGCCTCGGTGACGTTCAGCAGATATAGGCTTTTCTTCATGATCGGTCTAGGTGTTCTGATGAGGAAGCCCTGGGGCTGTCTTCTGCTGAGTTGGTGTTTTCTTTAAGGCTCTTGGCAGAGGTGATGGGGCTTGAATTGATGAAGGAGACTTGGGTTCCCAGGCTGTGGCATGACTGCTATCATGAGTTTTGACAGATGGTTTTTAATATGGGGGAAATGATGATGTCTCACTTACAGGAATTTCATACATTTCTGGAGCCAAAGCAAGTACACGTGAGAGAGGGTTTGGTGATGCAGAACTAGAAAGTTTGACGGATCTGTTCACTTTGGGAGCATACTCAGATGAGGGAGAATTGCTTTCTGTAGGATGGATGTAATTTTCATCTTCATCCTCAACAGGAACCACATAATCAACCTTATCTGGAAGTGTCTTGCTGAAAGGTGGAGAATGTCTCTGGTGTGATCGATTATCTGCATATTCTCCTTTGGAAAATGGAAGTGCAGTGGGgagcttccttttctctttttctgtaagAGGTGGTTCATAGCTGTCATCTGCTGTTTCTTCCCCAGGTACCACATATGTCTCTGAATTAGAGGGTTCATCTGGATTTTCATAATCACTGTCAAAGTCATCTGACCACTCTTTATTGATTACTACCTTTTACCaaagtattttttattaattattacatttaGCAATTGTGTTTTGTAAAGGTAATAATGTAAATTACCTTCTGTAAAGGTAATATATGCTTTGTTGATTGCTACCTTTTACCAATTCATCAGGGACTTTGTTTTACTCTATTTCAAGATTATCACTgaaaatgtttgggttttttctttacatttgagACTTTTGAGTTTTGACCTGAATTAAgctcagcatttctttatatatttggaagatttttttaaatgcctttttataatgttttatattatttaaatatttttctttcatcgATTT contains these protein-coding regions:
- the LOC130454718 gene encoding B-cell linker protein-like is translated as MTLIMMEEDNLEVIYRDFGTIQSWARLLTRFALANIIKIPVVINKEWSDDFDSDYENPDEPSNSETYVVPGEETADDSYEPPLTEKEKRKLPTALPFSKGEYADNRSHQRHSPPFSKTLPDKVDYVVPVEDEDENYIHPTESNSPSSEYAPKVNRSVKLSSSASPNPLSRVLALAPEMYEIPVSETSSFPPY